Proteins from one Porites lutea chromosome 3, jaPorLute2.1, whole genome shotgun sequence genomic window:
- the LOC140929466 gene encoding uncharacterized protein KIAA1958-like gives MASSSSNSRFADITSVEEFIEGQENENTRKKTEQNVALLKEFLRLKDESRPVEEIPPHELSSFISEFIITVRKKENNEDYEPTSLRAMMASFERYLKKKNYGYSIMRDVEFEKARTALKSKQRDLKKKGKGDKPNASVPLTEDDIKLLYDKGLLGKSTPEALLNTVWFNNTVYFGLRGCKEHRDMCWGDVQLRQTTNGEEFLEYTERQTKTRTGENPRDVRQIKPKMFSVQGSERDPVTVYKFYAEKRPSEMNDNNAPFYLAVNNCKKQDSSKPWFKKSAVGVNKLNSLMKKMAEKAGLGPNVKNHSGRKTMIQTLTNNDIPATDIIQLSGHKNLQSVTNYSVVSEKQQVKMSRTLSELMSGNVHSLEKTNSSQVGECSTDPSASSAGRSAADHHQQAMSLFTGAVIHGGQFSISINSLNQSPKLAIQEVEVKSSPKRYKRLKVLDSDSD, from the coding sequence ATGGCGTCTTCTTCGAGCAATTCAAGGTTTGCAGATATAACTTCAGTAGAGGAATTTATTGAaggacaagaaaacgaaaacaccaggaagaaaactgaacagaaTGTTGCTTTGCTTAAGGAGTTTTTGAGGCTAAAAGATGAGTCAAGGCCTGTAGAAGAAATTCCCCCACACGAACTGAGTTCATTCATCAGCGAATTTATCATaacagtaagaaagaaagaaaacaacgaagaTTACGAACCCACTTCCTTGCGTGCTATGATGGCCAGTTTTGAACGgtatttaaagaagaagaattacGGCTACAGCATTATGAGAGACGTCGAGTTTGAAAAAGCACGAACggcattaaaatcaaaacaaagagatctcaagaagaaaggcaaaggcgATAAACCAAACGCTTCAGTTCCCCTCACAGAAGACGACATAAAACTGCTGTATGACAAAGGATTGTTAGGAAAGTCAACTCCTGAGGCTCTACTGAATACAGTTTGGTTCAACAACACAGTCTATTTCGGTCTCCGTGGTTGTAAGGAACACAGAGACATGTGTTGGGGCGATGTGCAACTACGCCAAACTACAAATGGCGAGGAATTTTTAGAGTATACTGAGAGACAAACTAAGACTCGAACCGGAGAAAATCCCAGAGATGTCAggcaaataaaaccgaaaatGTTTTCGGTTCAGGGAAGTGAAAGAGATCCcgtcactgtttacaaattctACGCGGAGAAAAGACCGTCGGAAATGAACGACAACAACGCGCCATTTTATCTAGCAGTAAATAACTGTAAAAAACAAGATTCTTCTAAACCATGGTTTAAAAAGTCAGCCGTTGGCGTGAACAAGCTGAAttcgttaatgaaaaaaatggcagaaaaagcCGGGCTGGGGCCCAATGTAAAGAACCATAGCGGTCGCAAAACAATGATCCAAACTTTAACAAACAACGACATCCCAGCGACAGATATTATTCAACTGTCGGGacataaaaatcttcaaagtgtgacaaattattctgtagtttctgaaaaacagcAAGTAAAAATGTCTCGTACTTTAAGTGAACTGATGTCCGGGAATGTGCATAGCTTAGAGAAAACTAATTCATCTCAAGTTGGAGAATGCTCCACTGATCCTTCAGCTAGCTCGGCGGGTCGCTCGGCGGCAGATCATCACCAACAAGCGATGTCGCTTTTCACGGGCGCTGTTATTCATGGAGGTCAATTCAGCATTTCTATTAACAGCCTCAATCAATCCCCGAAGTTGGCAATCCAAGAAGTTGAGGTAAAGTCTTCTCCAAAGAGGTACAAAAGGCTAAAAGTACTGGACTCTGACTCTGATTAG